From one Parambassis ranga chromosome 5, fParRan2.1, whole genome shotgun sequence genomic stretch:
- the LOC114436770 gene encoding zinc finger E-box-binding homeobox 1 isoform X1 — MTEESRGKRRKQANPRRNRVDAEQVNSLGSEGEDEVGVWSLEPQDCQESLDKTSLTPSEGTEEPGSPAHCTRPHSLSPGSRNCWGQVESDAKATEDATYASTDREEDQEPLRMYCKNSQNGLEDLAHFEFLAQLRKASASASLLDHLNHNGTAAAYLPSSRHDELPPAIWSPGAQHVSPDGADAGRTQQACPFCHRVYQRGSSLRDHVKYCQEREGAHMVCPLCGYTATLRSQMEQHLALHNQVQEKGVISLDQGLETRKFKCLQCGKAFKYKHHLKEHLRIHSGEKPYECSNCKKRFSHSGSYSSHLSSKKCLSGGGSSGGASGAFNGHNQSSYHHSFSTSPSAGGGRTSNDKASQNQDNARSLAPHLLSLQDLNQHVTSFPSTSDLARLWNSSADVSLRAGILKETTLLPYLNSGTKFEQMLQDMLHRDIKKDEEIDREGRDVEERKEIHNGGEGLERKVSPDRRREAVRSGEAQRGVVGVTCRWCLQLFPNSAVLLQHERYHCKVSREAVEVPDGFHRKDHSSPPSFFPRSALQPENSKQSEAANGLSGNKSPLQKPGWHAVPQQLLVAMHSPPQPRHDALSSRMYWSSQEKVSPSQLIHQSPELTSPRGRRRVPSSGFSSPACLDLTSCPPELSSPKKETGSPWSTQNEPLDLSMPKQLDHSAKIKTLNGISARERRELRNQQLRSPTSHLSLHQHPVFSAAGAPVFPGSLYNGFPIFSQQSVGISGPDGPIPFSQTANSPGFLSPMAYMMEAEAEAKLKKIYHERQGLMGEAIHRGSLDYFSLIDEGFEGDGGPGRKRLKKTDEGLYACDICEKTFQKSSSLLRHKYEHTGKRPHECKICNKAFKHKHHLIEHSRLHSGEKPYQCDKCGKRFSHSGSYSQHMNHRYAYCSKDQDPDQDQEEMPLTPGAGGGLTARLSMDDTQTPHSFLSDSSLDGAADALKEEEEEEEEEDEEEAVARMSIKEARVSLSEAAEEPVQESPTGENGVQNNYNVGNHTDNTESHMWGRDTEDQKGDLDKCELSLDLTELPRIKT; from the exons TGGATGCTGAGCAAGTGAATTCACTGGGATCAGAGGGGGAGGATGAGGTGGGTGTGTGGAGCCTGGAGCCCCAGGACTGCCAGGAGAGCCTGGACAAGACAAGCCTGACGCCCAGCGAGGGGACTGAGGAGCCGGGCAGCCCGGCCCACTGCACGCGGCCGCACAGCCTCAGCCCCGGCAGCAGGAACTGCTGGGGCCAGGTGGAGTCCGACGCCAAGGCCACGGAGGACGCCACCTACGCATCCACCGACAGGGAGGAAGACCAGGAACCACTGAGGATGTACT GTAAGAACTCCCAGAATGGTTTGGAGGATCTAGCCCACTTTGAATTCCTGGCCCAGCTGAGGAAGGCCTCTGCATCTGCTAGTCTCCTGGACCACCTGAATCACAACGGCACAGCGGCCGCGTACCTCCCAAGCAGCAGGCACGATGAGCTTCCTCCTGCCATCTGGTCACCAGGAGCTCAACATGTTTCACCTGATGGAGCAG ATGCAGGCAGGACGCAGCAGGCCTGTCCATTTTGCCACAGAGTGTATCAGCGAGGGTCCTCTTTGAGGGACCACGTCAAATACTgtcaggagagggagggggccCACATGGTCTGTCCGCTCTGTGGATACACTGCCACCCTTAGGTCACAGATGGAGCAGCACCTCGCACTTCACAACCAAGTACAGGAAAAG GGTGTTATCTCTTTGGACCAAGGCTTAGAGACCAGGAAGTTCAAATGTCTGCAGTGTGGGAAAGCATTCAAGTACAAACACCACCTCAAAGAGCATCTCCGCATACACAGCG GTGAGAAACCTTACGAGTGCTCCAACTGCAAAAAGCGTTTCTCTCACTCTGGCTCCTACAGCTCCCATTTAAGCAGCAAAAAGTGCCTCAGTGGAGGGGGAAGCTCAGGAGGAGCCAGCGGGGCATTTAATGGACATAACCAAAGCTCCTATCACCACTCATTTTCAACATCTCCCTCTGCTGGTGGGGGTAGGACCAGTAATGACAAGGCCTCACAGAACCAAGATAACGCCAGGTCTCTAGCTCCTCACCTGCTTTCACTGCAGGACCTCAACCAGCATGTCACCAGCTTCCCCAGCACGTCAGACTTAGCCAGGCTTTGGAACTCCTCCGCAGACGTATCTCTAAGGGCTGGTATCCTTAAAGAAACGACTCTGCTGCCTTATCTCAACTCTGGAACCAAATTTGAGCAGATGCTGCAGGACATGCTTCACAGGGACATCAAGAAAGATGAAGAAATAGACAGAGAAGGAAGAGATGTAGAGGAGCGGAAGGAGATTCACAACGGAGGAGAGGGGCTTGAGAGGAAGGTGTCCcctgacaggaggagagaggcggTGAGATCAGGTGAAGCACAGAGAGGAGTAGTCGGGGTAACATGTCGCTGGTGCTTGCAGCTTTTCCCAAATTCGGCAGTGCTCCTGCAGCATGAGCGCTACCACTGTAAGGTCAGCAGGGAAGCAGTGGAGGTGCCAGATGGTTTTCACAGGAAAGACCACTCCTCTCCACCCTCATTCTTCCCCAGATCTGCTCTCCAACCAGAGAACAGCAAACAAAGCGAAGCTGCCAATGGCCTCTCTGGAAACAAGTCACCATTACAGAAGCCCGGCTGGCACGCTGTACCACAACAACTTCTGGTTGCTATGCACTCTCCCCCGCAGCCCCGCCATGATGCCCTGTCCTCACGGATGTACTGGTCCAGCCAGGAGAAAGTTAGCCCCAGTCAGCTGATACACCAGTCCCCTGAGCTGACTTCACCACGAGGCAGAAGAAGAGTTCCCTCTTCAGGATTCAGTTCCCCTGCCTGCCTCGACCTCACCAGCTGTCCCCCTGAGCTCTCCTCACCCAAAAAAGAAACTGGTAGCCCCTGGTCCACACAAAATGAACCTTTGGACCTCTCCATGCCCAAGCAGCTCGACCACAGTGCGAAGATCAAAACTCTAAACGGCATCTCAGCGAGAGAACGCAGGGAGCTCAGGAACCAACAGCTCCGAAGTCCAACTTCACACCTCTCCCTTCACCAGCACCCAGTCTTCAGTGCGGCCGGAGCTCCTGTGTTTCCAGGCTCCTTGTACAATGGGTTTCCCATCTTCAGCCAGCAAAGTGTGGGGATTTCAGGGCCTGATGGGCCAATTCCTTTCAGCCAGACAGCTAACAGCCCCGGGTTCCTCTCTCCTATGGCCTACATGATGGAGGCAGAAGCAGAAGCTAAACTGAAAAAGATCTATCATGAGAGACAAGGTCTAATG GGTGAGGCGATACACCGTGGCTCCCTGGATTACTTCTCTCTAATTGATGAAGGCTTTGAGGGAGATGGAGGGCCAGGAAGAAAGAGACTGAAGAAGACTGATGAGGGACTCTATGCTTGTGACATCTGTGAAAAGACCTTCCAGAagagcagctctctgctgcgACACAAATACGAGCACACAG GCAAGCGTCCCCACGAGTGCAAGATCTGTAACAAGGCCTTCAAGCACAAGCACCATCTGATTGAACACAGCCGGCTGCACTCTGGAGAGAAACCCTACCAATGTGACAAGTGTGGCAAGCGCTTCTCTCACTCGGGGTCTTACTCCCAGCACATGAACCACCGCTACGCCTACTGCAGCAAAGACCAGGATCCGGACCAAGACCAAGAGGAGATGCCTCTCACCCCAGGAGCGGGTGGCGGTTTGACAGCCCGTCTGTCCATGGATGACACCCAGACTCCCCACTCCTTCCTCAGTGATTCCAGTCTGGATGGAGCTGCAGATgcactgaaggaggaggaggaggaagaggaggaggaggacgaggaggaagcCGTAGCAAGAATGAGCATAAAGGAGGCACGTGTGAGTttgtcagaggcagcagaggagccTGTCCAGGAATCACCTACAGGCGAGAATGGAGTGCAAAACAATTACAATGTGGGAAACCATACTGACAACACAGAAAGCCACATGTGGGGCCGAGACACGGAGGACCAGAAAGGAGACTTGGACAAATGTGAACTGAGCCTGGATTTAACAGAGTTACCCCGAATAAAAACTTAA
- the LOC114436770 gene encoding zinc finger E-box-binding homeobox 1 isoform X2: MTHRPYMDAEQVNSLGSEGEDEVGVWSLEPQDCQESLDKTSLTPSEGTEEPGSPAHCTRPHSLSPGSRNCWGQVESDAKATEDATYASTDREEDQEPLRMYCKNSQNGLEDLAHFEFLAQLRKASASASLLDHLNHNGTAAAYLPSSRHDELPPAIWSPGAQHVSPDGADAGRTQQACPFCHRVYQRGSSLRDHVKYCQEREGAHMVCPLCGYTATLRSQMEQHLALHNQVQEKGVISLDQGLETRKFKCLQCGKAFKYKHHLKEHLRIHSGEKPYECSNCKKRFSHSGSYSSHLSSKKCLSGGGSSGGASGAFNGHNQSSYHHSFSTSPSAGGGRTSNDKASQNQDNARSLAPHLLSLQDLNQHVTSFPSTSDLARLWNSSADVSLRAGILKETTLLPYLNSGTKFEQMLQDMLHRDIKKDEEIDREGRDVEERKEIHNGGEGLERKVSPDRRREAVRSGEAQRGVVGVTCRWCLQLFPNSAVLLQHERYHCKVSREAVEVPDGFHRKDHSSPPSFFPRSALQPENSKQSEAANGLSGNKSPLQKPGWHAVPQQLLVAMHSPPQPRHDALSSRMYWSSQEKVSPSQLIHQSPELTSPRGRRRVPSSGFSSPACLDLTSCPPELSSPKKETGSPWSTQNEPLDLSMPKQLDHSAKIKTLNGISARERRELRNQQLRSPTSHLSLHQHPVFSAAGAPVFPGSLYNGFPIFSQQSVGISGPDGPIPFSQTANSPGFLSPMAYMMEAEAEAKLKKIYHERQGLMGEAIHRGSLDYFSLIDEGFEGDGGPGRKRLKKTDEGLYACDICEKTFQKSSSLLRHKYEHTGKRPHECKICNKAFKHKHHLIEHSRLHSGEKPYQCDKCGKRFSHSGSYSQHMNHRYAYCSKDQDPDQDQEEMPLTPGAGGGLTARLSMDDTQTPHSFLSDSSLDGAADALKEEEEEEEEEDEEEAVARMSIKEARVSLSEAAEEPVQESPTGENGVQNNYNVGNHTDNTESHMWGRDTEDQKGDLDKCELSLDLTELPRIKT; encoded by the exons TGGATGCTGAGCAAGTGAATTCACTGGGATCAGAGGGGGAGGATGAGGTGGGTGTGTGGAGCCTGGAGCCCCAGGACTGCCAGGAGAGCCTGGACAAGACAAGCCTGACGCCCAGCGAGGGGACTGAGGAGCCGGGCAGCCCGGCCCACTGCACGCGGCCGCACAGCCTCAGCCCCGGCAGCAGGAACTGCTGGGGCCAGGTGGAGTCCGACGCCAAGGCCACGGAGGACGCCACCTACGCATCCACCGACAGGGAGGAAGACCAGGAACCACTGAGGATGTACT GTAAGAACTCCCAGAATGGTTTGGAGGATCTAGCCCACTTTGAATTCCTGGCCCAGCTGAGGAAGGCCTCTGCATCTGCTAGTCTCCTGGACCACCTGAATCACAACGGCACAGCGGCCGCGTACCTCCCAAGCAGCAGGCACGATGAGCTTCCTCCTGCCATCTGGTCACCAGGAGCTCAACATGTTTCACCTGATGGAGCAG ATGCAGGCAGGACGCAGCAGGCCTGTCCATTTTGCCACAGAGTGTATCAGCGAGGGTCCTCTTTGAGGGACCACGTCAAATACTgtcaggagagggagggggccCACATGGTCTGTCCGCTCTGTGGATACACTGCCACCCTTAGGTCACAGATGGAGCAGCACCTCGCACTTCACAACCAAGTACAGGAAAAG GGTGTTATCTCTTTGGACCAAGGCTTAGAGACCAGGAAGTTCAAATGTCTGCAGTGTGGGAAAGCATTCAAGTACAAACACCACCTCAAAGAGCATCTCCGCATACACAGCG GTGAGAAACCTTACGAGTGCTCCAACTGCAAAAAGCGTTTCTCTCACTCTGGCTCCTACAGCTCCCATTTAAGCAGCAAAAAGTGCCTCAGTGGAGGGGGAAGCTCAGGAGGAGCCAGCGGGGCATTTAATGGACATAACCAAAGCTCCTATCACCACTCATTTTCAACATCTCCCTCTGCTGGTGGGGGTAGGACCAGTAATGACAAGGCCTCACAGAACCAAGATAACGCCAGGTCTCTAGCTCCTCACCTGCTTTCACTGCAGGACCTCAACCAGCATGTCACCAGCTTCCCCAGCACGTCAGACTTAGCCAGGCTTTGGAACTCCTCCGCAGACGTATCTCTAAGGGCTGGTATCCTTAAAGAAACGACTCTGCTGCCTTATCTCAACTCTGGAACCAAATTTGAGCAGATGCTGCAGGACATGCTTCACAGGGACATCAAGAAAGATGAAGAAATAGACAGAGAAGGAAGAGATGTAGAGGAGCGGAAGGAGATTCACAACGGAGGAGAGGGGCTTGAGAGGAAGGTGTCCcctgacaggaggagagaggcggTGAGATCAGGTGAAGCACAGAGAGGAGTAGTCGGGGTAACATGTCGCTGGTGCTTGCAGCTTTTCCCAAATTCGGCAGTGCTCCTGCAGCATGAGCGCTACCACTGTAAGGTCAGCAGGGAAGCAGTGGAGGTGCCAGATGGTTTTCACAGGAAAGACCACTCCTCTCCACCCTCATTCTTCCCCAGATCTGCTCTCCAACCAGAGAACAGCAAACAAAGCGAAGCTGCCAATGGCCTCTCTGGAAACAAGTCACCATTACAGAAGCCCGGCTGGCACGCTGTACCACAACAACTTCTGGTTGCTATGCACTCTCCCCCGCAGCCCCGCCATGATGCCCTGTCCTCACGGATGTACTGGTCCAGCCAGGAGAAAGTTAGCCCCAGTCAGCTGATACACCAGTCCCCTGAGCTGACTTCACCACGAGGCAGAAGAAGAGTTCCCTCTTCAGGATTCAGTTCCCCTGCCTGCCTCGACCTCACCAGCTGTCCCCCTGAGCTCTCCTCACCCAAAAAAGAAACTGGTAGCCCCTGGTCCACACAAAATGAACCTTTGGACCTCTCCATGCCCAAGCAGCTCGACCACAGTGCGAAGATCAAAACTCTAAACGGCATCTCAGCGAGAGAACGCAGGGAGCTCAGGAACCAACAGCTCCGAAGTCCAACTTCACACCTCTCCCTTCACCAGCACCCAGTCTTCAGTGCGGCCGGAGCTCCTGTGTTTCCAGGCTCCTTGTACAATGGGTTTCCCATCTTCAGCCAGCAAAGTGTGGGGATTTCAGGGCCTGATGGGCCAATTCCTTTCAGCCAGACAGCTAACAGCCCCGGGTTCCTCTCTCCTATGGCCTACATGATGGAGGCAGAAGCAGAAGCTAAACTGAAAAAGATCTATCATGAGAGACAAGGTCTAATG GGTGAGGCGATACACCGTGGCTCCCTGGATTACTTCTCTCTAATTGATGAAGGCTTTGAGGGAGATGGAGGGCCAGGAAGAAAGAGACTGAAGAAGACTGATGAGGGACTCTATGCTTGTGACATCTGTGAAAAGACCTTCCAGAagagcagctctctgctgcgACACAAATACGAGCACACAG GCAAGCGTCCCCACGAGTGCAAGATCTGTAACAAGGCCTTCAAGCACAAGCACCATCTGATTGAACACAGCCGGCTGCACTCTGGAGAGAAACCCTACCAATGTGACAAGTGTGGCAAGCGCTTCTCTCACTCGGGGTCTTACTCCCAGCACATGAACCACCGCTACGCCTACTGCAGCAAAGACCAGGATCCGGACCAAGACCAAGAGGAGATGCCTCTCACCCCAGGAGCGGGTGGCGGTTTGACAGCCCGTCTGTCCATGGATGACACCCAGACTCCCCACTCCTTCCTCAGTGATTCCAGTCTGGATGGAGCTGCAGATgcactgaaggaggaggaggaggaagaggaggaggaggacgaggaggaagcCGTAGCAAGAATGAGCATAAAGGAGGCACGTGTGAGTttgtcagaggcagcagaggagccTGTCCAGGAATCACCTACAGGCGAGAATGGAGTGCAAAACAATTACAATGTGGGAAACCATACTGACAACACAGAAAGCCACATGTGGGGCCGAGACACGGAGGACCAGAAAGGAGACTTGGACAAATGTGAACTGAGCCTGGATTTAACAGAGTTACCCCGAATAAAAACTTAA